Proteins found in one Fimbriimonadaceae bacterium genomic segment:
- the atpC gene encoding ATP synthase F1 subunit epsilon, whose product MATEFHLSVVSPDRTVFEDNVEAVVLPGVEGYLGVQANHEATIVALRPGIVEFRDNGGQRHYVTTSGGFAEIANNKVIVLAAHAQRSTEIDVAEAERILEEARRALRGEASSMTTERAVEEIELAQVRLKASRLN is encoded by the coding sequence ATGGCCACCGAGTTCCATCTTTCCGTCGTCTCCCCCGACCGGACGGTGTTCGAAGACAATGTCGAGGCGGTCGTGTTGCCGGGTGTCGAGGGTTACCTGGGTGTCCAGGCCAACCACGAGGCGACTATCGTCGCCCTGCGCCCGGGCATCGTGGAGTTTCGCGACAACGGCGGCCAGCGTCACTACGTGACCACCTCGGGAGGATTCGCCGAGATCGCGAACAACAAGGTCATCGTCTTGGCCGCGCACGCCCAACGGAGCACCGAGATCGACGTGGCCGAGGCCGAGAGGATCCTCGAAGAGGCCCGCCGCGCGCTCCGGGGCGAGGCCAGTTCGATGACGACCGAGCGGGCCGTCGAAGAGATTGAACTCGCCCAGGTCCGGCTCAAGGCGTCTCGGCTCAACTGA